Proteins from a single region of Chloroflexota bacterium:
- a CDS encoding aspartate aminotransferase family protein: MIYKRTQSEQLLERARGSLAGGVGSGVRLGEQPGPLYFERGQGARIIDVDGNEYIDYILGQGPLLLGHNPPEVVRAAHAQLDALIISAGQHRVEIELSERLQRIIPCGELVRYNGSGSEAVAMALRLARAHTGRQKFIKFEGHYHGWLDSEIISYWPTLESAGPRESPRAVPGSGGMAQSVFAEVIVLPWNDLALVEQALERHGSEVAALITEPVMVNTGACLPRPGFLAGLRELCTRHGVVLIFDEVITGFRLALGGAQELYGVTPDLATFAKGIAAGFPLSALAGKRAIMDLIVRGDVLHGGTYNTHPIVMAAANATVELLERERGRIYPQLAQMGERLRAGLKEIGARQGVPLLIGGVGGVVQVAITQREAFYDYRDYLDRDTERYARFVAALARRGVRTILRGTWYLSAAHTEADIEETLDRAELALTEVSSR; this comes from the coding sequence GTGATATACAAACGCACGCAATCGGAGCAACTGCTGGAACGCGCCCGCGGCTCGCTGGCCGGAGGGGTCGGCAGCGGGGTGCGCCTGGGCGAACAGCCCGGACCCCTGTATTTTGAGCGCGGGCAAGGCGCGCGCATTATCGATGTCGATGGCAACGAGTACATTGACTACATCCTCGGGCAGGGACCGCTCTTGCTCGGTCACAACCCGCCCGAAGTGGTGCGGGCCGCACACGCGCAACTCGACGCGCTGATTATCTCCGCGGGTCAGCATCGGGTTGAAATCGAACTCTCCGAGCGTCTGCAGCGCATCATCCCCTGCGGCGAGCTTGTGCGCTACAACGGCTCCGGCTCGGAAGCGGTGGCGATGGCGCTCCGCCTGGCGCGGGCGCACACCGGTCGTCAAAAGTTCATCAAGTTCGAGGGACACTACCACGGCTGGCTGGACAGCGAAATCATCAGCTACTGGCCCACCCTGGAATCTGCCGGCCCACGGGAGTCGCCGCGCGCCGTGCCCGGCAGCGGCGGCATGGCGCAGAGCGTGTTTGCGGAGGTGATCGTCCTGCCCTGGAACGACCTGGCGCTGGTCGAACAGGCGCTCGAACGGCACGGCTCAGAAGTCGCCGCGCTCATCACCGAGCCGGTCATGGTCAACACGGGCGCTTGCCTGCCGCGTCCGGGCTTCCTGGCCGGCTTGCGCGAGTTGTGCACGCGCCACGGCGTCGTGCTCATCTTCGATGAAGTCATCACCGGCTTCCGCCTGGCGTTGGGCGGCGCACAAGAATTGTATGGCGTGACGCCCGATCTGGCGACATTTGCAAAAGGCATCGCGGCCGGCTTCCCATTAAGCGCGCTTGCCGGCAAGCGCGCCATCATGGACCTCATTGTTCGCGGTGATGTGCTGCACGGCGGCACCTACAACACGCATCCGATCGTCATGGCAGCCGCCAATGCCACCGTGGAACTGCTGGAGCGCGAGCGCGGGCGCATCTACCCGCAACTCGCGCAGATGGGCGAGCGGCTGCGCGCCGGGCTCAAGGAAATTGGCGCGCGCCAGGGCGTGCCACTGTTGATCGGCGGGGTTGGAGGCGTTGTGCAGGTCGCCATCACCCAGCGCGAAGCGTTCTACGACTACCGCGACTACCTCGATCGGGACACCGAGCGCTACGCCCGCTTCGTCGCCGCACTCGCCCGCCGCGGCGTGCGCACCATCTTGCGCGGCACCTGGTACCTTTCCGCCGCGCACACGGAGGCCGACATCGAGGAAACGCTCGATCGCGCCGAATTGGCGCTGACGGAGGTATCGTCTCGATAG
- a CDS encoding NAD(+)/NADH kinase, whose product MSLRQVGLIVNPTAGGGDGLAAAREALRALAPREVLAGAGEMGADALAHLPVTLRTVDWSPHHGKARTAWLAREFAAQGVDALVVVGGDGTLADVAFALSSQTTEPGRAATPICGVGVGSANVGPLVTCLGHETERLAGAHFERRAVDGLLVGANSDLLGLAFNDVVIGFTVLATVAGGVTDVDAAQKMQGRNVPRAPEAVWTERTRVAKYGSRGETLIATGVEAATVIVGLPDERFYGKAIAGGVLLSSLVGDPAGCLACSHLIVRTQLDADELRRTEPIVTRYAGLCEDERVEGWGFRAGAALCADGNPLRLLNANDRATIRVRRGLATALAVT is encoded by the coding sequence GTGAGCCTGCGCCAGGTTGGTTTGATCGTCAATCCCACCGCGGGCGGCGGCGACGGTTTGGCGGCGGCGCGCGAGGCGCTGCGCGCGCTGGCGCCGCGCGAAGTGCTTGCGGGCGCGGGTGAGATGGGCGCGGATGCTTTAGCCCACTTGCCCGTCACACTCCGAACGGTGGACTGGTCGCCGCACCACGGCAAAGCGCGCACGGCATGGCTGGCGCGGGAGTTTGCCGCGCAGGGCGTGGATGCGCTGGTCGTCGTCGGCGGCGACGGCACGCTGGCCGATGTGGCGTTTGCGCTGAGTTCACAAACGACTGAACCCGGACGCGCCGCGACGCCGATCTGCGGTGTCGGCGTCGGGTCAGCCAATGTCGGGCCGCTCGTCACGTGCCTGGGACACGAGACGGAACGACTCGCCGGGGCGCATTTCGAACGGCGCGCCGTCGACGGACTGCTGGTCGGCGCCAATAGCGACCTGTTAGGACTCGCCTTCAACGATGTCGTGATCGGCTTCACCGTGCTGGCAACCGTCGCGGGCGGGGTGACGGACGTCGATGCGGCGCAGAAGATGCAGGGACGGAATGTGCCGCGGGCGCCGGAAGCGGTTTGGACGGAGCGGACGCGTGTGGCCAAGTACGGGAGCCGCGGCGAAACACTGATCGCGACGGGCGTGGAGGCAGCGACCGTTATTGTCGGGCTGCCCGACGAGCGTTTCTACGGCAAAGCGATTGCGGGCGGGGTCCTGCTCTCGTCGCTCGTCGGCGATCCCGCCGGCTGTCTGGCATGCAGTCATCTGATTGTGCGCACGCAACTGGATGCCGATGAATTGCGGCGCACGGAGCCGATCGTGACGCGCTATGCGGGCCTGTGCGAGGACGAGCGGGTCGAGGGATGGGGTTTCCGCGCCGGCGCGGCATTATGCGCCGACGGTAACCCGCTGCGCCTGCTGAACGCGAACGACCGCGCCACGATCCGCGTGCGTCGCGGACTGGCGACGGCGCTGGCCGTCACGTGA
- a CDS encoding glucosaminidase domain-containing protein, protein MQRKIRQPSTPQPSEARMMRLKHRPGGTPPRVRRRLSSQQTVWAGLVVACTLLLVVLLAASATGGQSVSALAAHDADISTDSLQSLSDDGVPGTSTYMVDISDDEDGEIVFDLVGGPARDGAAFVTQSPYLTVAPRQSFQIYFDVRNTGSTTWRRRDNYYLGNINSIALGALARQELSRDVAPGASYRFTMNMTAPRAEGVYATQWMVRHGSSNFGPNMFIIVTVRDPQRPARDDAAFVGKSPNLTVQAGQRFSIYFDLRNSGNTTWRRGDNYYLAAQGNTLGANNRQELAGDVAPGGTTRFSLSLTAPNAAGTYRTPWMIRHGSSNFGPYMYVEVRVPATPVGDACQQRLGSFVPAAQSGRKDFKVPASVTLAQLILEATCGRDHIGDANNYFGIKAQTRPDGSVYVGTIATGWVSVPTQECDRYGKCSPTQARFRKYKSMADSFRDHANFFIENSRYAEALKHTNDPDEFARQIAKAGYATDPNYASKLINIMKQYNLYQYDTR, encoded by the coding sequence ATGCAACGCAAGATCCGGCAGCCTAGCACCCCACAGCCCAGTGAGGCGCGCATGATGCGTCTCAAACACAGACCCGGCGGCACACCGCCGCGCGTGCGCCGTCGCTTGTCGTCGCAGCAGACTGTTTGGGCAGGGCTGGTCGTGGCTTGCACACTCCTCCTGGTAGTGCTCCTCGCCGCGAGCGCAACCGGCGGACAATCCGTGAGCGCGCTCGCGGCGCACGACGCCGATATTTCCACCGATTCGCTCCAGTCGCTGAGTGACGACGGCGTGCCGGGCACCTCGACGTACATGGTGGACATCAGCGACGACGAAGACGGCGAGATCGTATTCGACCTTGTGGGCGGTCCGGCGCGCGACGGCGCCGCATTCGTCACTCAGTCGCCCTATCTGACCGTAGCGCCACGCCAGAGTTTCCAGATCTACTTTGACGTGCGCAACACGGGCAGCACCACATGGCGCCGACGTGACAACTACTATCTGGGCAACATCAACAGCATTGCCCTCGGCGCCCTGGCGCGGCAAGAATTGAGCCGCGATGTCGCGCCCGGTGCGTCGTATCGATTCACCATGAACATGACCGCGCCGAGGGCGGAAGGCGTGTACGCGACGCAGTGGATGGTGCGGCACGGCAGCAGTAACTTCGGGCCGAACATGTTTATCATCGTGACCGTTCGGGACCCGCAGCGCCCGGCCCGCGACGATGCGGCGTTCGTCGGCAAGTCGCCCAATCTTACCGTGCAGGCCGGACAGAGATTCTCGATCTATTTTGATCTGCGAAATAGCGGCAACACAACGTGGCGGCGCGGCGACAATTACTACCTCGCGGCCCAAGGCAATACGCTGGGCGCAAACAATCGCCAAGAACTGGCTGGCGATGTTGCGCCAGGCGGGACCACGCGCTTCAGTCTGAGTTTGACCGCGCCCAATGCGGCGGGCACTTACCGCACGCCGTGGATGATAAGGCACGGAAGCAGCAACTTCGGACCCTACATGTATGTCGAGGTGAGAGTGCCAGCCACTCCCGTCGGCGACGCGTGTCAACAACGCCTGGGAAGCTTTGTGCCCGCCGCGCAGTCCGGCCGGAAGGATTTCAAGGTTCCAGCATCAGTAACACTGGCGCAATTGATTCTCGAAGCGACTTGCGGGAGAGATCACATCGGCGACGCTAACAACTACTTCGGGATCAAAGCGCAAACAAGGCCTGACGGTTCGGTCTACGTCGGTACTATTGCAACCGGATGGGTTTCAGTACCGACGCAGGAATGCGACCGATACGGAAAATGCTCGCCTACGCAGGCTAGGTTTCGCAAGTACAAGAGTATGGCTGACTCATTCAGGGATCACGCGAATTTCTTCATCGAGAACAGCCGATATGCCGAAGCCCTCAAGCACACGAACGATCCAGACGAATTCGCGCGGCAAATCGCGAAAGCGGGCTATGCGACCGATCCAAACTATGCCAGTAAGCTCATCAACATCATGAAGCAGTATAATCTGTATCAATACGATACGCGGTAG
- a CDS encoding MlrC C-terminal domain-containing protein, which translates to MFRSKKHHDCAVTIRDSNVIQAAMAAGVGATLTVPIGASIDQRLVKPLEVTGRVKLVDDGNYKIVGPTHGGWGREVRKESFRDVNVGPRVVLRIGNKIDVICSERTTGKDRDFFKSAGIVLEEKKIIVVKSNQAHRASFDPIVAKTYNLDTPGTSTVNYLSLPFTNLPRPIYPVDLNMQWQA; encoded by the coding sequence ATGTTTCGCAGTAAGAAACACCATGACTGCGCCGTGACCATCCGCGACTCGAACGTCATCCAAGCCGCCATGGCGGCCGGCGTCGGCGCAACGCTCACCGTCCCGATCGGCGCGTCCATTGACCAGCGCCTGGTCAAGCCGCTCGAGGTCACCGGACGTGTGAAGCTGGTTGACGACGGGAACTACAAGATCGTCGGTCCGACACACGGCGGTTGGGGCCGGGAAGTGCGCAAGGAATCGTTCCGCGATGTCAATGTGGGTCCGCGCGTCGTCTTGCGCATCGGCAACAAGATCGACGTCATCTGCAGTGAACGCACCACCGGCAAGGACCGCGACTTCTTCAAGAGCGCGGGCATCGTGTTGGAGGAGAAGAAGATCATCGTCGTCAAATCCAACCAGGCGCATCGCGCGTCGTTCGACCCGATCGTCGCCAAGACCTACAACCTGGACACACCCGGCACATCCACCGTCAACTATCTCAGTTTGCCCTTCACGAATCTCCCGCGGCCCATCTACCCAGTTGACCTCAACATGCAGTGGCAGGCATAA
- a CDS encoding FHA domain-containing protein — MKANSERAQLIMLAGERSGSRIRLSRNPISIGRHCSNMIVIGDPFVSRQHARVIWRRSHYFLEPLASRNGTFINDRLITRAKRLVHGQQVRVAHINLFVFEQRH, encoded by the coding sequence ATGAAAGCAAACTCCGAACGCGCGCAACTCATCATGCTGGCTGGGGAACGGTCGGGTTCACGCATACGCTTATCTCGAAACCCGATCTCGATCGGGCGGCATTGCAGCAACATGATAGTCATCGGCGACCCGTTCGTCTCGCGTCAACACGCGCGCGTCATCTGGAGGCGGAGCCACTACTTTCTGGAGCCATTGGCGAGCCGCAACGGCACCTTCATCAACGATAGACTAATCACAAGGGCGAAGCGGCTAGTGCACGGTCAACAAGTACGTGTCGCACACATAAACCTGTTCGTGTTCGAGCAGCGTCATTGA
- a CDS encoding sugar-binding transcriptional regulator has product MTTRAERAAMLKAARLYYEDDRTQAEVARVLKTSRPTVSRLLQQARDEGIVQIRIADPSATSGALADELIAAFDLADATVVAVGDAEHALVRRRIGQAAARYLERTLHDGDLVGIGWGRTLYEMVSALEPGRPARAGRRRRTRISVAPLLGGLGQIAPVFQVHELARTLAEAFGGTWHSFYAPALAESDEMAKRLLGSADLQQVSALWQQLNVAVVGIGNADFESGIQMLFVNYLDADTQQRLLAARAVGDICVRFFDAHGRPCPDVVRGVVGAELGQLQRARRVVGVAGGDSKAEAILGALRGRFVNALITDEVAARRVLALHRQAAAT; this is encoded by the coding sequence ATGACAACCCGCGCCGAGCGTGCGGCCATGCTCAAGGCAGCGCGCCTCTACTACGAAGACGACCGCACACAGGCGGAAGTGGCGCGTGTCCTGAAAACCTCCCGCCCGACCGTCTCGCGCCTCTTGCAGCAGGCGCGCGACGAGGGGATCGTGCAGATCCGTATCGCCGATCCCTCCGCCACCTCCGGCGCGCTGGCGGACGAATTGATCGCCGCGTTCGATCTGGCAGACGCCACTGTGGTTGCCGTGGGCGATGCGGAGCATGCGCTGGTGCGGCGCCGCATCGGGCAAGCCGCCGCTCGCTATCTGGAGCGCACACTGCACGACGGCGACCTGGTCGGCATTGGCTGGGGGCGCACGCTCTACGAGATGGTCTCCGCGCTGGAGCCGGGCCGTCCCGCACGCGCGGGTCGGCGGCGGCGCACACGCATCAGCGTAGCGCCACTGCTGGGCGGGCTGGGACAGATCGCGCCCGTCTTTCAAGTACATGAACTGGCGCGCACGCTCGCGGAGGCGTTTGGCGGAACCTGGCATAGCTTTTATGCGCCGGCTCTGGCTGAATCGGATGAGATGGCGAAACGCCTATTGGGGTCCGCCGACCTCCAGCAGGTATCTGCGCTCTGGCAGCAGTTGAATGTCGCTGTGGTCGGCATTGGCAATGCCGATTTCGAATCGGGCATTCAGATGCTGTTCGTGAACTATCTGGACGCGGATACCCAGCAGCGCCTGCTCGCGGCGCGCGCCGTCGGCGATATCTGCGTGCGTTTCTTCGACGCGCACGGGCGTCCGTGCCCGGATGTCGTCAGGGGCGTGGTCGGGGCCGAACTCGGCCAGCTCCAGCGCGCGCGGCGGGTCGTCGGGGTGGCCGGCGGCGACTCCAAAGCAGAGGCGATTCTCGGCGCATTGCGCGGGCGCTTTGTGAACGCGCTGATCACCGACGAGGTGGCGGCGCGGCGCGTGCTGGCCCTGCACAGACAGGCAGCGGCGACGTGA
- a CDS encoding FHA domain-containing protein, giving the protein MSGQNAYILELRGRRPGKRIALTRDAVTIGRQSDNHVVIASDAVSRYHARITQSHMQYFVTDLRSRNGTRLNDKPLEPERAYELQHDDKIQIAGSAAVFQFCDPYTTRKINRSEASADGLLLNSEKREVWVDGRKIDPPLSPQQFRLLELLYQHAEIVCARDRVVATVWPGALSDAVSDEMIDAQVSRLRRKLHASGATHEYIVTVRGHGFKFVPRA; this is encoded by the coding sequence ATGTCTGGACAGAATGCGTATATCCTTGAGCTGCGCGGCCGGCGGCCTGGCAAACGGATTGCGCTCACGCGCGACGCCGTGACGATTGGGCGGCAGTCAGACAACCACGTCGTGATTGCCAGCGACGCCGTCTCGCGCTACCACGCGCGCATCACGCAGTCGCACATGCAATACTTCGTGACGGACCTGCGCAGCCGCAACGGCACGCGCTTGAACGACAAGCCGCTCGAACCCGAGCGCGCTTATGAACTGCAGCACGACGACAAGATTCAGATTGCCGGCAGCGCCGCCGTCTTCCAGTTTTGCGATCCGTATACCACGCGCAAGATCAATCGCAGCGAAGCCTCGGCGGATGGATTGCTGCTGAACTCCGAAAAGCGCGAAGTGTGGGTTGATGGACGCAAGATCGATCCGCCGCTTTCGCCGCAGCAGTTCAGGCTGCTGGAGCTGCTCTATCAGCATGCGGAGATAGTCTGCGCGCGCGATAGGGTGGTGGCAACCGTCTGGCCCGGCGCACTCAGCGATGCGGTGTCCGATGAGATGATTGACGCGCAGGTGTCACGCCTGCGACGCAAATTGCACGCGAGCGGCGCGACACACGAATATATCGTCACCGTGCGCGGGCACGGTTTCAAGTTTGTGCCGCGCGCGTGA